The Motilibacter peucedani region ACGCCCGGCAGGCCGGCCAGCTCGCGCTGTCGGCGGCCGTCGACAACGGCGGCGTCTACGCCGACGTCGACCTCTCGAGCCCAGCGCTGATCGCGTCCGCACCGGCGCCCTACAACTCCTTCAAGACCAGCCCGACGTCGAAGACCTACGTCAAGGCGACCGAGGTCCTGAACCCGCAGTCGTTCTGCGTGGTGACCAGCAGCAAGAGCGGCAAGTTCTTCGGGTGGGACCCGATGGGCGGTGGTGCGCTGTTCAGCAAGGGGTTCACCTACAACTCGGTGCCGCCGGACAGCGACTTCCCCGCGGGCAGCGCATGCCTGACGCTCAAGGCGAAGTACGCCAGCTTCCTGACCATCATCGCCCAGTAGCGGCGGCGTCGCGCACCTTCGGCAGGACCTCCTTCTCGTAGAACGAGAAGAAGCCCTCCCACTCCGGCCCGATGTTGGAGACGTAGACCTCGTCGAAGCCGGCGTCGGCGAAGGTCCTGAACTGCTCGAGGTGCTCGTCGAGGTCGTTGCCGCAGACGGTGTTCTCGCGGACCATGTCCTCGGTCACGAGCTCGCTGACCTGCTCGAACTGCTTGGGCGAGTAGAGCACCTGCGCCGCCTCGCCGGGGATCTGCTCGTTGGGCCAGAGCCGGTGGGCGGTCTTCACCGCGGCGTCCTTGTCGGTGCCGAAGCAGACC contains the following coding sequences:
- a CDS encoding type II secretion system protein, which encodes MRRVVRRDDSGFTLLELLIVMIIIGILAGIAIPVYLNQRKSAWDTQARHDARQAGQLALSAAVDNGGVYADVDLSSPALIASAPAPYNSFKTSPTSKTYVKATEVLNPQSFCVVTSSKSGKFFGWDPMGGGALFSKGFTYNSVPPDSDFPAGSACLTLKAKYASFLTIIAQ